A window of Streptomyces sp. NBC_01689 genomic DNA:
GCGTGATCGTCCGCATCGACCGCGCCTGGCTCCTCGACCTTGCGCACCGGCACATCCCCGGAGACCCGGACGTCTCCGACTTCGGCACACTCGCGGCCGCGGCCGCAAGGCACTCCGACACGGTCATGGACACGCTCGTCTACACCGAGTCCCACCACCGGGCAGCGGCGCTCATGCATCAGCTCATCCGCTGCCCGGCCCTTGACCACTCCAACGAACTGTTCAGCGCGGTCGTCGCCGCTTCCTACCTCTCGGTCAGCGGCGAGATCCTGGACGTCCAGCCCAAACAAGCCGCCGTCCTCGCGGCCCGCGTCAGCCGCGACGGTCTGGACGTACGAAGCATCGCCGCCGAGATCAAAACGTGGATCGCCCGCTGAGCCGAGGCGCCTCCGACACGGCCGGATCCCAATCGCGGCCCTCTCCCGCCGCAGGTGAGTCAGGCCAAGTGAGTCAAGGGCCGTGCGCAGCGGTCCGGAGCTGAGTGGGTCGACGGCTACGCACGGCTGGAAGAGCCCCGGGTTGGACAGGGCACCGTCACGGAGGGTGGCACACGGGGCGCCGGATCCCACCCGCATGGGCCTGCACGGCCGGTACTGCCTGCAGATCGTCGCCGCTCCCGCCCACAGCATCACCGTCGAACAGACACAGGCCCGAAATCGCATCACCGCCGACGGCCGCCTCCACCCCGCCGCCCGCGTAGGCGAACCGAATCCCCTCCCCTACTCCTCCGTATCGACGCGTGCCGCGGCCTGCTTCTCATCCCAAGGCCGCTCCCCGGTCGCCGCCACTTGCCTGACGTGGTGGTCCAGGTCTCCGAACGCTGCCCGACACGGGTGCTCCCGGCCCTTCCGGGAAGCAGAAATCCCATGCCCTAGTCGACCAGCCCGTCGGCGTCATAGGGACCAGCTGTACGCGGAGGCGAAGAAGCGTGGCATCGAGGGCCGGTCATCCATGAACAAGCAGGAACTGGCCAGGGCCCTCGGCCGCTGAAAACAACGGACCGTCTCTCCAAGGCGGCGCACGTGCATCTGGGAGGCCCCAGGACGCTCGCCCATCTGGGCCTGGGCGAGTGGGTCCACAAACCGCATGTGAATGATGCACCGCTCCCGCTCACCCGGCGCGGCAGTCATCGGCGCCAGTGCATCGTCTTGATCAGCCCGGTCATGCCGACCTGGACGAGGTCCTCCACCTCGCCGTGCCGTTCGACCACGCCGTGCTGGCGGATGACAGACGAGCCGGCCAGGAGGTTCGCCTCACCGGGCGTCTTGTCCGCGGTGGTCTGCGCGCGCGGCTTCTGTCACTGCTCCCGCGGCTGTGTGGGGGTACTCGACCAATGACCGACAGGCACACCGCGGTGGTCGCCCTGCGTCTGTACCGTTTCGGTGTAGCAAGGGCTGTTGTGCTGCCCGCATCGCCAGCCGTGCGCACAGCGCGGCCAGCGGCAACTCGACACAGAAAGCCATCACTGCAGCCGTGACGAAGGCGCTCCCCGCA
This region includes:
- a CDS encoding fic family toxin-antitoxin system, toxin component — protein: MIVRIDRAWLLDLAHRHIPGDPDVSDFGTLAAAAARHSDTVMDTLVYTESHHRAAALMHQLIRCPALDHSNELFSAVVAASYLSVSGEILDVQPKQAAVLAARVSRDGLDVRSIAAEIKTWIAR